The window AGAGTCTCCGTCCGACACCGGTCTCGCCAGAGGCTCCGGTCCTGACTGACCGCTGACTCCCGGAAGCGGCCAACCCGGGCAGTTGGCTTGCTCTTGCACTTCCGGTCCGTCCTTCGCAGATCCCGTCACGGCGCGCGCTGCAGACCCGGCAGGTCCCTCGCTCGAGTAGGCGCATCAAAGACCGTAGGACGGGGTGCTGCTGGACAAGGCCAACCCGATGATCGCGAGCACCATGAAAGCCGCTCCGAGCCAGCCCAGCACGATCCCCGCGATGGCCAGCCCGCCACCGTTGTCGCCTGTGTCTCGGATCTGCCGTCGGGCGATGCAGCCGAACACCAGCGCCAGGATCGAGCCGATCCCGTAGATCCAGATCAGTCTCAGCACACACGATGAGATCGCGAAGCCGTTGTACCTGCGCTGCTGGGGCTGCGCGTAGGGGTACGGCGGCGGCGCGGCGTAGCCGTACACCGGCGGGTACGGCTGTGGCGCGTACCCGTACGCAGGGCTCGGCGGGGGCGGCGGGAGGGTCGGCTCATCGACCGCTCCGGCGGCGGTCACGCCACCGTTCGTTGGCGCGGGTGGCTGCCAGACGTTTACGTTCCCAACGGGCTGAGGGGGGACCTCC is drawn from Actinomycetes bacterium and contains these coding sequences:
- a CDS encoding DUF4190 domain-containing protein, encoding MTAAGAVDEPTLPPPPPSPAYGYAPQPYPPVYGYAAPPPYPYAQPQQRRYNGFAISSCVLRLIWIYGIGSILALVFGCIARRQIRDTGDNGGGLAIAGIVLGWLGAAFMVLAIIGLALSSSTPSYGL